One segment of Cydia fagiglandana chromosome 12, ilCydFagi1.1, whole genome shotgun sequence DNA contains the following:
- the LOC134669532 gene encoding uncharacterized protein LOC134669532, with the protein MTNPKILIFWCAALIQTAHCAEEHHGYETHSEVTMETDMTRGRRGVIEEEKFYNIHTENNQEANQPWLPGPPEDPTTKISITNENAKEVLPLYQTTERVTDKPTGRGARASNDNWIKLPYPGREEDNRDDILTPPQPSGELINSRMPRVNFVTQNKALEASESRNDKEAIQRVTRTEDVRDIRTDFVRPDEDERIKLYKPVYPRQAVYYPAESRRPYYNERYPPYPAYPADDMYRRDPYYDGYDRRSIPRFIPAPYGPKVDRYDEPYDNYVPRKPKRIIYYTHLPEVVRTPPSVDLRYRYSVDPYRRPYDDDYYARNGRYDYRFRNKYPYAPFRKEERNYRDLAGAGTTAKDKKAEEKVTPTPITSEKEDKYKKPTDYNRNVNRNLINSHQYHDGVVNYNEPVSHKAFQDVVRQDDTYLRYDEPLFQGTVEDPYQRKY; encoded by the exons ATGACGAATCCGAAGATTTTGATATTTTGGTGCGCGGCTCTCATACAGACTGCGCACTGTGCTGAGGAACATCATGGATATGAAACGCATTCAGAG GTGACGATGGAAACTGATATGACCCGGGGCCGCCGCGGTGTTATCGAAGAGGAGAAATTTTACAACATTCACACCGAAAACAACCAGGAGGCCAACCAACCCTGGCTGCCCGGCCCGCCTGAGGACCCCACTACGAAAATATCTATCACAAACGAGAACGCTAAGGAGGTTCTTCCTTTGTATCAGACCACAGAAAGAGTTACCGATAAACCTACTGGCAGAGGTGCCAGAGCCTCCAACGACAACTGGATCAAACTGCCTTATCCAGGCCGCGAAGAGGATAACAGAGACGACATCCTCACGCCCCCGCAACCATCGGGAGAGCTGATCAACTCCCGCATGCCTCGAGTTAACTTCGTTACACAAAACAAAGCTTTAGAGGCATCTGAATCTAGAAACGACAAGGAAGCCATTCAGAGAGTAACAAGGACCGAAGATGTTCGAGATATACGAACAGACTTCGTCAGGCCAGACGAGGACGAGCGAATTAAGTTGTATAAGCCAGTGTACCCGCGGCAGGCAGTGTACTACCCGGCAGAATCCCGGCGACCATACTACAACGAACGGTACCCCCCTTACCCGGCCTACCCCGCTGATGATATGTATCGGCGCGATCCTTACTACGACGGTTACGACAGAAGGAGTATTCCTAGGTTTATCCCTGCACCATATGGCCCTAAAGTCGATAGATACGATGAACCTTACGACAACTACGTACCACGTAAACCGAAGAGAATAATCTACTACACCCATCTTCCTGAAGTCGTCAGGACGCCTCCTAGCGTAGATTTGAGATACAGGTACTCTGTAGACCCTTACAGGCGGCCGTATGATGACGATTACTATGCAAGAAACGGCAGGTACGACTACAGATTCAGAAACAAATATCCGTACGCACCTTTTAGGAAGGAAGAAAGGAATTATAGAGACTTAGCTGGAGCGGGTACGACAGCAAAAGACAAGAAAGCCGAGGAGAAAGTGACACCGACTCCAATAACTTCAGAAAAAGAGGACAAGTATAAGAAACCCACAGATTACAACAGGAACGTGAACAGGAATCTAATAAACAGTCACCAGTATCACGACGGCGTGGTGAACTATAATGAGCCGGTGTCTCACAAGGCCTTCCAGGATGTGGTGAGGCAGGACGACACCTACTTGCGGTACGATGAACCATTGTTCCAAGGCACCGTGGAAGACCCGTACCAAAGAAAATACTAA